Below is a genomic region from Candidatus Rokuibacteriota bacterium.
ACCCGAGCGCGTCGCGGATGGCCGTCTTCCTGTCCGGAATCGTAACATGCCGGGCAGCGCCCGGGCCGGCCCCCACGATGCCCGTCGCGATCTCCGCGATGATCGCCTCCGGCTCCTCGCTCCGGGGGTTGTCGGAGGTGACCCACACCCGGTCTGAGAGCCGCGCGGCGATGCCACCCATGACGGGACGCTTGCCGCGGTCGCGGTCGCCCCCGCATCCGAAGACCACCCCCAGCCGCCCCGCGGCACCCACGAGCTTGCGGGCCGTGGCGAGGACCCGCTCCAGCGCGTCCGGGGTGTGGGCGTAGTCCACGATCACGAGAAAGGGCTGCCCCGCCTCCACCCGCTCGAAGCGTCCCGGGACGCTCGCGACCCCGGAGAGGGCCCGGCCCGCCAGATCCGGCGGGATGCCCAGGGCCGAACCCACGGCGACCGCGCCCAGGAGGTTCATCACGTTGTGCTCGCCCACCAGCGGCGAGGTCAGCGCCACCGGGCCGCCGGGCGTCTCTGCCCGCATGTCGATGCCATCCTCGCCCGAGGTGACCTGGAGCGGATGCACCGTCGCCGTCGGGCTCATGCCGAAGGTCAGCGTGGGCAGATCGAGCCCCGCCACCATGGCGAGACCCGCCGGGTCGTCGGCATTGATCACGGCCGTGCGCCGGGGCTTGACCCCGGCGGCCAGGAGCCCGAAGAGCCGGGCCTTGGCGCGGCGGTACTCCGCGAGCGTGCCGTGGAAGTCCAGGTGGTCCTGGGTGAGGTTGGTGAAGACCGCCACGTCGAACTGGGTCCCGTCGGTGCGGGAGAGCGACAGCGCGTGGGAGGAGACCTCCATGGCCACTGCCGTCACGCCCGCCTGCCGCATCCGCGCGAGGAGCGACTGCAGCTCCACCGACTCGGGCGTCGTCTGCCCGGCCGTCATGGCCTCTTCCCCGATGCGGTACTCGATGGTGCCGATGAGCCCGGTCCGGTGCCCCCCGGCCCGGAGGAGGGCCTCCACGAGGAAGGAGGTCGTCGTCTTGCCATTGGTCCCGGTGATGCCGACCACGGTGAGCGCCCGCGACGGATGGCCGTAATAGGCGTCAGCGAGCCGGGCCAGCGCCTCGCGGGCGGAGGGGACGACGATGTGCGCGGCCGGGCTGCCGGCCAGCGAGCCGGGCCCCTCGAGCACCACGGCCGAGGCGCCACGCGCCAGCGCATCGGCCACATAGCGCCGCCCGTCCTGCTTGAGCCCGGGCACCGCCACGAACAGGTCGCCCGGGGCCACCCGGCGGGAGTCGTAGGCGACGCCGCTCACAGTCGCCGGCAGGGCCCCGTGCACCGTCTTCACGGGCAGGGCCTCGAGAAGCGTGGACGTGGCCACGGCGGCTCCCCTCATCGCCCCGCTGCGGGGGAGGCCAGGGTGAGGCGGCACGGCACGCCTTCCGGGAGCGGAGCGCCCGGTGGCGGGGACTGGGCGATCACGATGCCGCGGCCGGCGATCTCGACGGCGACTCCGGTCGGGGCCAGCTCCTCCATGGCCTGACGGAGAGACAACCCCAGGAGGGACGGCATGGTGCTGGGCCCCTCCGCGTCCGGCACGAAGGCCGCGGGTCGGGCCCGGGCCTGGATCGGGCCGGCTGTGCCGAGCACAGTCGCGACAGGACCAGCCGCGGCTCCGCCCTCACTCCGGACGATCTGGATAGGAGGAGAGTCGCGCGGCTGGACCTGGAGGTGGCGCAGCGCCTCGCGGCCGATGGCGGCGAAGATGGGCGCCGCGGCCTCGCTTCCCCACTTCTCATTCCTGGGCTCGTCGAGCATCACGAGGAGGGCCAGCCTCGGGTCAGTGGCCGGGACGAACCCCACGAAGGACAGCACGCCGGGGGCGCGCGAGTAGCGCCGCGTGGCAGGATCGAGCTTCTGGGCGGTGCCCGTCTTGCCCGCGACGTCGAAGCCGGCGATGGCCGCATTGTGCCCGGTCCCCTCGCTGACCACCCGCGTCATGATCCCTGTCAGCACCCTCGCGGTGTCGGGCGCGATGGCCTGGCGGATCACTTGCGGCTCGAATCCCCGAGCTTCCCGTCCCTGCGCGTCGAGCACGGCCCGCACGATCTGCGGCTGCATGAGGCGGCCGTCATTGGCCACGGCCGCGAAGGAGGCGACCAGCTGCAGCGCCGTCACCGAGATCTCCTGGCCGATGGACATGGTGGCCAGCGACAGCCCCGACCAGCGCGCCGGCGGGCGGAGCTGGCCCCGGCTCTCGCCCGGCAGCCCCACCCCGGTCGGCGCACCGAAGCCGAAGCCCGTGATGTGCTTGTAGTAGCGCTCCTTGCCGAGCTGGAGTCCCACCTTGATGGAGCCCACGTTGGAGGAGTTCTGGAGCACCTCCGCGAAGGTGAGCCACCCGTACTTCTTCCAGTCGTGGATCGTCGCGCTGGCCACCCTGATCGCCCCGTTCTCGCCATAGATGCGGTCGCCGGGCCGGGCCACGCCCTCCTCGAGGGCGGCGGCGGCCAGGATCACCTTGAACGTGGAGCCCGGCTCGAAAGGGTCTGTGATGGCGCGGTTCCGGCGCTCGTGATCGGTGGCCGACGCGAAGCTGTTGGGGTTGAAGGTGGGGCGGATCGCCACGGCGAGGATCTCGCCCGTCCGGGGGTCCATGGCGAGGGCCATGGCCGCCTTGGAGCGTGTGCGGCGCCAGGCGGCGTCGATCTCCTTCTCGGCGATGTACTGCAGCGTCGCGTCGAGGGTGAGGACGACACCCTGCCCGGGGCGTGCGGGCTTGAGGACGCGCGGGGCCCCCGAGACCTCCCGCCCGAGGGCGTCGCGCTCCGCGAGCGCCTTGCCGTCCTGTCCCGCCAGCCGGCTGTCCCAGGCCTGCTCGATCCCGCCCAGCCCCTTCCCCTCGCCGCCCTCGAAGCCGACCACGTGGGCGGCCAGCTCGCGGTTCGGGTAGAGCCGGAGGCTCTCCTCGACGAAGCCCAGCGCGGGCTCCCGGAGGTCGCGCACGGCCTGCGCCACGGCGGGTGGCAGCCGGCGCTTGACGTAGACGACGCGCTTCGATGACTCGAGACGCCGGGCGATGTCCCCGGCCGGCTCGTCCAGGATCGGCGCCAGCCGGCGGGCGAGACGCCCGGCGTCGTCCACACGCCCCGGCAACGCCAGGAGGGTCTCGGCCGCCGAGGAGACAGCGAGCACCTGCCCGTTGCGGTCCAGGATGGGGCCGCGCTTCGCCTTGAGGGGGATGGCCTTGGCGTGCTGGCTGTCGGCGAGCCGGACATACTCCGCGTGCCTGACGACCTGGAGATGGACCAGCCGGCCGGCGAGCCCGAGGAAGGCGCAGGCGAGACAGCCTGCGACGATCAGCGTCCGGATCCTCAGGGAATCCGTCCGGCGCGGGTTCATGGCGGGTCCACGGCCTCGGGCGGCGTCACGCTAGGGGGCGGGCGCCCCGGCGAGGCTCGCCGGCTGGGCCGACGCCGTGCGCGGCGGAGTGGCGGGGGGCATGCCGCTGCCGGCGGGGATGAACTCGCGCGCGAGCCGGACCTGGTCTCGCCCCGGCGGCACCATCCCGAGCTCCATACGGGCCCGCTCCTCGATGCGCGCCAGGGACCCGAGCGTCGCGAGCTCCACGCGGAGCCGACGGTTCAGCTCGTCGGCCGCGGCGTGCCTCCCGCGCAGGGCCTCGAGGCGATACGACAGGCGCACGTGATGGACCCTGAGCCCCACGATGCCGAGCACCATCGCCATCAGGACGCTGGCGCAGAGCACGCCCACCCCCATGGCCCGGAGCCGGCGCCGGTCACGCTCGCGGTGGAACCGCGCCGCCTGCTGGGAGGCCGGGTCCAGCCTCCCCGTCCAGTGCCTCCGGACCTCTGCTCCCCCTCGCTCGTCGATTCTCATGCTGCCTCCAGACGCTCGAGCACGCGGAGCTTGGCGCTCCGCGCGCGCGGGTTGTCTCTGACCTCGTCCGGTCCGGGCGTGATCGGGGACGGCTCGAGCTCGGCGAAGCCTCCCCGCGTGAGACTCCGGAAGTGGCGCTTCACGACACGGTCCTCGCCGGAGTGGAAGGAGATGACGCCGAGCCGGCCCCCCGGGGCCAGCAGCGCGGCCGCCTGGGGCAGGGCCTCGGCCAGCGCCGCAATCTCGTCGTTGACGGCCATGCGGAGGGCCTGGAAGGTGCGCGTGGCCACGTGGGTGCGGTGGGACCAGGCGGCGCGCGGCACGCCCCGCTTCACCACGGCCACGAGATCGGCCGTCGTGCGCAGCGGCGCCCGCTCCCGCGCCTCGACGATGCGCCGGGCGATGCGCCGGGCGTGGGGCTCGTCGCCGTACTCGAAGAGGATGCGCGCCAGCTCCTGCTGCGGGAGCGAGCCGAGCAGGTCGGCGGCGGTGGCCCCCCGGGTGGGATCGAAGCGCATGTCCAGCAGCTCGTCGCCCTGGAAGGAGAAGCCGCGCGCCGACACGTCGAGCTGGGAGGACGACAGCCCGAGATCCAGCAGGATGGCGGCGGCCTCGCTCACACCCGCATCCGCGGCATGCCGGCTCAGGTGGCGGAAGCTGCCGTGGGTGAGCACCACGCGGTCGCCGAAGCGCTGGAGCCGCCGCCGGGCGCACGCGAGCGCCTCCGGGTCCCGGTCGAGCCCGAGGAGCCGCGCCGCGGGACGCGCGCTCTCCAGCAGCCGCTCAGCGTGTCCACCCATGCCGACCGTCCCGTCCACGACCCAGCCCCCGCGACGGGGGCGCAAGAGGAACGTCACCTCGTCCACCAGCACCGGGAGGTGCGCCATCGCCTCCCGTTGCATGCCGCCTCAGACCCCCTTGCCTGCCAGCCTCTCGAACACATCGTCGAGCGGTCCACCATGCTCGCGCTCGAAGTGCGCCCAGCGCTCCGCGTCCCAGACCTCGAACTTCTCCATCAGCCCGATGATGAGCACGTCCCTCACGAGCCCCAGGCGCTCGCGGTAGTCGGCAGGGATCTGAATGCGGCCCTGCGGATCGAGCGTGACGTCCTGCGCCAGCGAGATGTACGCGTACTGGATCTTGCGCCGATCGGGATCAAATCTCGGCAGCGCGTTCACGCGCTCCTCGAGGGCGTGCCAGAGCTTGAGGGGATGCACCTCGAGCGCATCGCCGCGGGGAACGATGACCATCTTGTCGCCGTGGTCGTCCGACAGGGCTTCTCGGAACTTCGCCGGAATACTGAGCCGGCCCTTCGGATCGACCGTGTGCTTGAAATGCCCTCGAAACACCGCCCCCCCCGAGCGAGAAGTCCCCTGTGCCTGAGGTGTTTTCCTCCACTTCGTGGGAATTCATCCCACTTGGAGGGCCATGCTAGTCGCTGGTGGAGGGGCTGTCAAGCGAAAAGATGGAATTTTCTAGAGAAATCCTACAGATGGAGAAGGCCACAGGTCGTGGCGGCTGCGCCGGGGACCACCGTGGATTGGGTGGCCCCCACGCGCGGTGACACGCCCCCCCGGCGAAGCCCCCCGGGGGCCCCCGGTATACCCCCGGGGGCTATGGGGCGGGGCGCGCTACCTCGCCGGTGTGTAGTGGCTCATGGCCTCGGGCATCCAGGCCTCGATCTGCCTGATGCGGGTGGCTTCGGAGGGATGGGTCGAGAGGAACTCCGGGGGGCGTCCGCGGCCCTTGGAGGCCTCGGCCATCCGGACCCAGAGATCGCGAGCCGCGTGCGGATCGTAGCCGGCCTTGGCCATGTAGATGAGGCCGAGGTGGTCGGCCTCGGACTCCTGCGCGCGCCCCCACGGCATGAGGAGCCCCACCGAGGCGCCGGCGCCGAGGAGCGCGCCCACCGCCTGCACGGTCTTGGGATCGCGGCTCGACAGGGCGGCCATGGTGCCGGCCAGCCCCACCTGGACCACGAGCTGCTGGCTCACGCGCTCGCCGCCGTGACGCGCGATCACGTGGGACACCTCGTGGCCGATCACCGCGGCGAGCCCCGCCTCGTCGCGAGTGATGGGGAGGATGCCGGTGTAGACGGCGATCTTGCCACCCGGCAGCGCGAAGGCATTGGCCTGCTTGTCCTCGATGACCCTGTACTCCCACGGG
It encodes:
- a CDS encoding UDP-N-acetylmuramoyl-L-alanyl-D-glutamate--2,6-diaminopimelate ligase gives rise to the protein MRGAAVATSTLLEALPVKTVHGALPATVSGVAYDSRRVAPGDLFVAVPGLKQDGRRYVADALARGASAVVLEGPGSLAGSPAAHIVVPSAREALARLADAYYGHPSRALTVVGITGTNGKTTTSFLVEALLRAGGHRTGLIGTIEYRIGEEAMTAGQTTPESVELQSLLARMRQAGVTAVAMEVSSHALSLSRTDGTQFDVAVFTNLTQDHLDFHGTLAEYRRAKARLFGLLAAGVKPRRTAVINADDPAGLAMVAGLDLPTLTFGMSPTATVHPLQVTSGEDGIDMRAETPGGPVALTSPLVGEHNVMNLLGAVAVGSALGIPPDLAGRALSGVASVPGRFERVEAGQPFLVIVDYAHTPDALERVLATARKLVGAAGRLGVVFGCGGDRDRGKRPVMGGIAARLSDRVWVTSDNPRSEEPEAIIAEIATGIVGAGPGAARHVTIPDRKTAIRDALGWAQAGDVVVLAGKGHETYQIIGSQVLPLDDRAVARAVLAERTS
- a CDS encoding transpeptidase family protein; protein product: MNPRRTDSLRIRTLIVAGCLACAFLGLAGRLVHLQVVRHAEYVRLADSQHAKAIPLKAKRGPILDRNGQVLAVSSAAETLLALPGRVDDAGRLARRLAPILDEPAGDIARRLESSKRVVYVKRRLPPAVAQAVRDLREPALGFVEESLRLYPNRELAAHVVGFEGGEGKGLGGIEQAWDSRLAGQDGKALAERDALGREVSGAPRVLKPARPGQGVVLTLDATLQYIAEKEIDAAWRRTRSKAAMALAMDPRTGEILAVAIRPTFNPNSFASATDHERRNRAITDPFEPGSTFKVILAAAALEEGVARPGDRIYGENGAIRVASATIHDWKKYGWLTFAEVLQNSSNVGSIKVGLQLGKERYYKHITGFGFGAPTGVGLPGESRGQLRPPARWSGLSLATMSIGQEISVTALQLVASFAAVANDGRLMQPQIVRAVLDAQGREARGFEPQVIRQAIAPDTARVLTGIMTRVVSEGTGHNAAIAGFDVAGKTGTAQKLDPATRRYSRAPGVLSFVGFVPATDPRLALLVMLDEPRNEKWGSEAAAPIFAAIGREALRHLQVQPRDSPPIQIVRSEGGAAAGPVATVLGTAGPIQARARPAAFVPDAEGPSTMPSLLGLSLRQAMEELAPTGVAVEIAGRGIVIAQSPPPGAPLPEGVPCRLTLASPAAGR
- a CDS encoding cell division protein FtsL, translating into MRIDERGGAEVRRHWTGRLDPASQQAARFHRERDRRRLRAMGVGVLCASVLMAMVLGIVGLRVHHVRLSYRLEALRGRHAAADELNRRLRVELATLGSLARIEERARMELGMVPPGRDQVRLAREFIPAGSGMPPATPPRTASAQPASLAGAPAP
- the rsmH gene encoding 16S rRNA (cytosine(1402)-N(4))-methyltransferase RsmH, producing the protein MQREAMAHLPVLVDEVTFLLRPRRGGWVVDGTVGMGGHAERLLESARPAARLLGLDRDPEALACARRRLQRFGDRVVLTHGSFRHLSRHAADAGVSEAAAILLDLGLSSSQLDVSARGFSFQGDELLDMRFDPTRGATAADLLGSLPQQELARILFEYGDEPHARRIARRIVEARERAPLRTTADLVAVVKRGVPRAAWSHRTHVATRTFQALRMAVNDEIAALAEALPQAAALLAPGGRLGVISFHSGEDRVVKRHFRSLTRGGFAELEPSPITPGPDEVRDNPRARSAKLRVLERLEAA
- the mraZ gene encoding division/cell wall cluster transcriptional repressor MraZ → MFRGHFKHTVDPKGRLSIPAKFREALSDDHGDKMVIVPRGDALEVHPLKLWHALEERVNALPRFDPDRRKIQYAYISLAQDVTLDPQGRIQIPADYRERLGLVRDVLIIGLMEKFEVWDAERWAHFEREHGGPLDDVFERLAGKGV
- a CDS encoding M48 family metallopeptidase, which codes for MPDFKHYPAWACLLLVVGIVVACQTVPITGRSQLQILPESEEMRMGVQSYQDILKKSRLSPDPALNEMVTRVGSRIAAATGRSYPWEYRVIEDKQANAFALPGGKIAVYTGILPITRDEAGLAAVIGHEVSHVIARHGGERVSQQLVVQVGLAGTMAALSSRDPKTVQAVGALLGAGASVGLLMPWGRAQESEADHLGLIYMAKAGYDPHAARDLWVRMAEASKGRGRPPEFLSTHPSEATRIRQIEAWMPEAMSHYTPAR